In Palaemon carinicauda isolate YSFRI2023 chromosome 38, ASM3689809v2, whole genome shotgun sequence, a single window of DNA contains:
- the LOC137630414 gene encoding homeobox protein extradenticle-like isoform X3: MVISRRRRRNFSKQASEILNEYFYSNLSNPYPSEEEKEALARRCGITVNQVSNWFGNKRIRYKKNIGKAQEEANLYAAKKAAGHISGKKRSSKKFLDPDPDLDTLQNPMHCSVDKDYTLAGASPYSMSGTPGPMMSPPPGEDSMGYGMPGLNGSGYSGQQ; encoded by the exons ATGGTTATTTCCAGGAGACGCCGACGAAATTTCAGCAAGCAGGCTTCTGAAATTCTGAATGAATATTTCTACTCCAACCTGTCAAACCCGTATCCCTCTGAGGAGGAAAAAGAGGCTCTGGCACGTCGCTGTGGCATAACCGTGAACCAG GTATCCAATTGGTTCGGCAACAAACGCATCAGGTATAAGAAGAATATAGGGAAGGCCCAGGAGGAAGCCAACTTATACGCCGCCAAGAAAGCAGCCG GACACATCAGTGGCAAAAAACGAAGTTCTAAAAAATTCCTGGATCCAGATCCAGACTTGGATACACTGCAAAATCCAATGCATTGTTCCGTAGACAAAG ATTATACGTTAGCAGGAGCGTCGCCGTACAGCATGAGTGGGACTCCGGGACCTATGATGTCTCCACCTCCAGGAGAAGATTCAATGGGTTATGGAATGCCAGGACTAAATGGGTCTGGATACTCAGGG CAGCAATAA
- the LOC137630414 gene encoding homeobox protein extradenticle-like isoform X5, with protein sequence MVISRRRRRNFSKQASEILNEYFYSNLSNPYPSEEEKEALARRCGITVNQVSNWFGNKRIRYKKNIGKAQEEANLYAAKKAAGHISGKKRSSKKFLDPDPDLDTLQNPMHCSVDKGASPYSMSGTPGPMMSPPPGEDSMGYGMPGLNGSGYSGQ encoded by the exons ATGGTTATTTCCAGGAGACGCCGACGAAATTTCAGCAAGCAGGCTTCTGAAATTCTGAATGAATATTTCTACTCCAACCTGTCAAACCCGTATCCCTCTGAGGAGGAAAAAGAGGCTCTGGCACGTCGCTGTGGCATAACCGTGAACCAG GTATCCAATTGGTTCGGCAACAAACGCATCAGGTATAAGAAGAATATAGGGAAGGCCCAGGAGGAAGCCAACTTATACGCCGCCAAGAAAGCAGCCG GACACATCAGTGGCAAAAAACGAAGTTCTAAAAAATTCCTGGATCCAGATCCAGACTTGGATACACTGCAAAATCCAATGCATTGTTCCGTAGACAAAG GAGCGTCGCCGTACAGCATGAGTGGGACTCCGGGACCTATGATGTCTCCACCTCCAGGAGAAGATTCAATGGGTTATGGAATGCCAGGACTAAATGGGTCTGGATACTCAGGG CAATAA
- the LOC137630414 gene encoding homeobox protein extradenticle-like isoform X4, with protein MVISRRRRRNFSKQASEILNEYFYSNLSNPYPSEEEKEALARRCGITVNQVSNWFGNKRIRYKKNIGKAQEEANLYAAKKAAGHISGKKRSSKKFLDPDPDLDTLQNPMHCSVDKDYTLAGASPYSMSGTPGPMMSPPPGEDSMGYGMPGLNGSGYSGQ; from the exons ATGGTTATTTCCAGGAGACGCCGACGAAATTTCAGCAAGCAGGCTTCTGAAATTCTGAATGAATATTTCTACTCCAACCTGTCAAACCCGTATCCCTCTGAGGAGGAAAAAGAGGCTCTGGCACGTCGCTGTGGCATAACCGTGAACCAG GTATCCAATTGGTTCGGCAACAAACGCATCAGGTATAAGAAGAATATAGGGAAGGCCCAGGAGGAAGCCAACTTATACGCCGCCAAGAAAGCAGCCG GACACATCAGTGGCAAAAAACGAAGTTCTAAAAAATTCCTGGATCCAGATCCAGACTTGGATACACTGCAAAATCCAATGCATTGTTCCGTAGACAAAG ATTATACGTTAGCAGGAGCGTCGCCGTACAGCATGAGTGGGACTCCGGGACCTATGATGTCTCCACCTCCAGGAGAAGATTCAATGGGTTATGGAATGCCAGGACTAAATGGGTCTGGATACTCAGGG CAATAA
- the LOC137630414 gene encoding homeobox protein extradenticle-like isoform X2, whose amino-acid sequence MVISRRRRRNFSKQASEILNEYFYSNLSNPYPSEEEKEALARRCGITVNQVSNWFGNKRIRYKKNIGKAQEEANLYAAKKAAGHISGKKRSSKKFLDPDPDLDTLQNPMHCSVDKGASPYSMSGTPGPMMSPPPGEDSMGYGMPGLNGSGYSGGMGYDLHPESPDV is encoded by the exons ATGGTTATTTCCAGGAGACGCCGACGAAATTTCAGCAAGCAGGCTTCTGAAATTCTGAATGAATATTTCTACTCCAACCTGTCAAACCCGTATCCCTCTGAGGAGGAAAAAGAGGCTCTGGCACGTCGCTGTGGCATAACCGTGAACCAG GTATCCAATTGGTTCGGCAACAAACGCATCAGGTATAAGAAGAATATAGGGAAGGCCCAGGAGGAAGCCAACTTATACGCCGCCAAGAAAGCAGCCG GACACATCAGTGGCAAAAAACGAAGTTCTAAAAAATTCCTGGATCCAGATCCAGACTTGGATACACTGCAAAATCCAATGCATTGTTCCGTAGACAAAG GAGCGTCGCCGTACAGCATGAGTGGGACTCCGGGACCTATGATGTCTCCACCTCCAGGAGAAGATTCAATGGGTTATGGAATGCCAGGACTAAATGGGTCTGGATACTCAGGG GGCATGGGCTACGACCTCCACCCGGAGTCGCCTGACGTGTAG
- the LOC137630414 gene encoding homeobox protein extradenticle-like isoform X1, with amino-acid sequence MVISRRRRRNFSKQASEILNEYFYSNLSNPYPSEEEKEALARRCGITVNQVSNWFGNKRIRYKKNIGKAQEEANLYAAKKAAGHISGKKRSSKKFLDPDPDLDTLQNPMHCSVDKDYTLAGASPYSMSGTPGPMMSPPPGEDSMGYGMPGLNGSGYSGGMGYDLHPESPDV; translated from the exons ATGGTTATTTCCAGGAGACGCCGACGAAATTTCAGCAAGCAGGCTTCTGAAATTCTGAATGAATATTTCTACTCCAACCTGTCAAACCCGTATCCCTCTGAGGAGGAAAAAGAGGCTCTGGCACGTCGCTGTGGCATAACCGTGAACCAG GTATCCAATTGGTTCGGCAACAAACGCATCAGGTATAAGAAGAATATAGGGAAGGCCCAGGAGGAAGCCAACTTATACGCCGCCAAGAAAGCAGCCG GACACATCAGTGGCAAAAAACGAAGTTCTAAAAAATTCCTGGATCCAGATCCAGACTTGGATACACTGCAAAATCCAATGCATTGTTCCGTAGACAAAG ATTATACGTTAGCAGGAGCGTCGCCGTACAGCATGAGTGGGACTCCGGGACCTATGATGTCTCCACCTCCAGGAGAAGATTCAATGGGTTATGGAATGCCAGGACTAAATGGGTCTGGATACTCAGGG GGCATGGGCTACGACCTCCACCCGGAGTCGCCTGACGTGTAG